Within the Cryptococcus neoformans var. neoformans B-3501A chromosome 1, whole genome shotgun sequence genome, the region CACTGAAAACGAGCATCAGAGGAAATCATAGTTATTGCTCATAGATGTTTGCCGTGGTGTGAAAGGGAAGATATTTAAGGGTATGGTGATGTGTGCCTTTCCACTGGTGAATATAATAAACGATATATAAATCGCTCAATGGTGGACAGCATGTTGCAGTATATAATGAGGATTGGCGTCAACCACTTATAGGTAGATTTACGAGTCATTTGGATTTCTCTGGTTAAGGTATCGCCAGGGATCAACGTTGTAAAGTATGATACAATATCATCGTATAATTCAAATTATGAAGGCGTCATTATTATCATGCGCTGATAACGAACATCCCTTGATTCTACTCTATGCTAATACCCTCAAGTTCTGCATCGCATGGACACAAGGGGTCTGCCCAACTGCCATCAATGGTTGCCTTCGGCTTCTGGGAAAGCGCCTGGCATGCCCCCAGGATTGACAGCTTGTTGAGCATGCAGGCCGTTGGCCACATTTTCGGCTAGTCTTATCAACTGTACATGGTCACAGTGAGTAGATTCATCATTATATATCGACTGTCTGCGAAACACTTACACCTTCATACATATTGTCCCTCTCTGCTTGAGGTAACCTCCCCATGTCATTCTCCCTCTGGAGCTGCTCCCATATTACTTGCACTCGTTCTCGCCAGTTTTCAAGATCTTGCTGTACTGCATCAAAGATTCGCTCCACGAATGtgttcatcatcagccAAGCCCCGTCGGGACGGTCGTTTGCAGCAACTCCGCCACGCCGTGAGGGTCGCACGCCTGAAAAGTATGACGAATCGTATACGGAGATGGCTGTCGTCGGTGGAAGTGGATCaaaagaatggaaaggaCGAGACGTGATTAcaggagggaggaaagcCAACCACGATGTATTCTCCGAGCACAGCACATGTCGGCATATAAAAGAAGGAACGTTGATGGAATCGTCCATAGGGTCTCGGGGCGCTTGAATAAGAGCTAGGATATCGTCTCGAGCAAGTTTGGAGGATTCTGAATACAACTCAGGTAGTGCATGGACTACCTGGTCCTCAAACCACTGCAGACGATTGGCGTCCTTCCACAATGCTTCGGAGCGAGACACATAGATATGTGACAGAAGCTGGATCGCGTTGGATGGGGACTCGCTGGAAAATAATTAGCGTAAAATGGAAAGTAACATGCGTCTGAGAACGCACCTGTAGCCAGCTTCGACGCTGAAAAGCGCTTCGCTTCTTACACCTTCAGGCAAACTGGCCCCAATTTTATCCGCCAGGGGTACGACAACCTGCGGGAAATCTGTGATCGCCTCTTGTAATGCAAGGTCGCTTGCTGTATGGTCCTGACTCTTgcttttctcctcctctatTCGAAGAGCTAGGGCCTTGGCATAGGCCATTCCCGGATACGCGAACCACGAGGCAGCAGCAGGTTGACTGTCACCTTGGTCGATCATAGATAGAAGCCACGACGAGTTGCCAGATTTGATGGCAAGGAAATCAAGCCAGAATGCCGCTCCATGATGGTCCCCCTGATGGTTATAAGTTGTATGAGTATAAGCTTATCAGAGGGAAGGTGCATTGGGACCATGCCCACCTACCTCTGGGTCCAGAGAGAACAAAAGTTTCGCAAAATTAAATGCAGTAGCCCAACAACCTCTTCTGCCCAAATAGCTGTATTTTTAAAGTGTATAAGCTCTAAGCTCTTTTCAGGAGGTGATGTTATTGCAATACGTACGAGATGATCCTGTGCAAGGCTGTGAACAACGGTCTGTTTTCGACTCGATCAAAATCCAGCCTAGAAGCACCAGAGACTACACTAAAAGTTGGCATAAGGCATCTATCGAAAGCATAGAGAGCGCGCTCAGCATAATCTGATGCAGCTCCGATATCTAAGAGCGGGGCTTCAGCGAGCGGTCCATATGGGTTGAAGGAAGTTAATGACCCGACTGAAGCCTGTAGACTTCGCTCATTTGCAGCAAAGTATCGACATGCCATGGATAGACTTGAAGCAAGGCCATCAACTGGTTAGGATCTATAATTCGGTTAAGCTAGATCTGGCGCCCACAAACCAGATATCACTCACCATGAGACTGGACGGCTCCCATGAACTGCCTCTCGATTTCTCTCCAGACACCAACATGCTCAAACGTAAACCACTTTTCGCCTTTATCCAATTGCTCACGCCCTCGTCTCCGATAGAGCTCGTTCACCTCTTCATTCAGCATTTCTCGCATCACAAGTCCGGAAAGCGATGTCGTTGGCGGATACTGGGATTTGGGTTTGGATATTGTGTAGCGAAGCTTAGATAGGACGCCAGGGCGACGTTTATTGGGTTGAGCTGTTGAGGCAATCTATAATGATAGTTAAAATCGGCAATAGTGAATGTTATCGGATTAGTACTTACTACTTTAGAGCCAAAAAAGCGCCGTAATTCTGCATCGGCATCAAGGTTCTTAGGATCGACTGACAACAAGTTTCTAACACACCTGGTAAGCCAACAAATCAAGATTCGCGGTATATCGTTGAACATTTACCGAAAGCTCATACTACTCCGTCCCTCTCCAGCAACTTCGGCGGTCTTTGATGAGCCTGCTTCAGATGCCTCTTCACCATATCTTGATGTGACATTAGCCCAGCAGTACCAGCCGCGAGTTCGTCCTACCGGAGTTTTAGCTCTGCCAAAGCCCTATCAACTTCGTCAAGACCAGCAAATGGATCCGGAGCTTTCGTCTTCTTGCtggtttttttcttcttgttctttttcttgctcTGCAATTGACGTCAATGGAAAACACAAAATTCAGACGTCGGAAGAGTGGACCTTTTCGGGGATTACAGAAGGAGTAtgctgctcctcttcttcaacatcatcttcattgtaatcttcttcttcaagctaCGTGTTTATTAGAGCAAAAACGATGACTCTCGCGACGATCATGAACTTACGGCGGCAAAGGCGTTGACCGGGACAGATAGGAGGGGCCGAGGaccctcatcttcactttcCTCCAGCTCTCCCACGAGCTCTTTAGCAGGAGGAGTGGGCGTTCTAAGGGCTTCAAgttcttctgcctctctCTGTTTACGTCTACTGAGTCTTTTCGACATGGTAAGATCTGAGCGCTATCCAGTATACTTCGAATGAAGACAGTACTCTATTGAAATGGACCTGACGCGGATTCGATACCAAGAAGTGCGGGGCCCCAAACATGCCTCGGGATCAAATAAGTGCCACATATACCCCTCGCTAGTTTTTTGAAATGCCGCGAAATTCCGCGCGCTCTGGGTTTGGCGGTCTGCAAAGGTCATCTCCAAAACTGAAGCTTGAATCTCTTCCCAACCGTCAAAACCGTCAAAATGGCCGAGCAGACCGAGAAAGCTTTCCAGAAGCAGCACCTTTTCCAGAACGCCAAGTCTAAGGGTGCGTAGAGAGCCATTTGGAGCGAGAAGGAGTTGTCGGGAGGGACTGTAAGCAAGAAATGGTGCTGATTGAGGTGTTTTATCGCTATCAacttcccttcccattATCGACCTGTCCAACCACCACATTTACTCGAACTCAACTTATTTTCGCGTTGATCTACTCCTTATGGCGATTACTTCGATTTGATGTGGGGCATGGGTTGTTTGCAGGcggcaagaagattgcTACCAAGACTAAGCGATGGTACAAGGATGTCGGTCTCGGTTTCAAGACCCCCAATGGTAAGTGTTACTGTGattttggagaagattgagtCAGCCTATCGTTTCGgctgaggatgaagaaccCTGGGGAAGAGCCGTCAACGATGACCGGTTGATATTCAAGATGTTAGAATAAATGCTAATAATTTTTGTCAGAGGCCATCAACGGCACCTACATCGACAAGAAGTGCCCCTTCACTGGCGATGTCTCTATTCGAGGCCGAATCCTTAACGGTATCGTCCACTCTACCAAGATGACCAAcactatcatcatccgacGAGAGTACCTCCACTAGTGGGTTTCAGATTCATTTGCACGGGAGAGATGGGTGTCGATGGAGGGGAGCGATGGTTAAGGACACTGCGTCTGGTCTGATACTGACATATATGACAGTATCCCCAAGTATCGACGATACGAGAAGCGACACAAGAACCTTGCCGCCCACTGCTCTCCTGCTTTCCGAGTCGAGATTGGTGACCAGGTTACTGTTGGTAAGTGACTATTGCGATATTGACAACTGGGAACATGCTAATGGTTTTATCTTTCAATAGGTCAATGCCGACCTCTCTCCAAAACTGTCCGATTCAACGTTGTCCGTGTCTCTAAGAACAAGGCTGCTAAGGGCTTTGCCAAGTTCTAAGCAGCTGGCGGAGTTGGAATTTGGCGTGTTGGGACGGGTAGTGTATCATTGATGCATGGCATTCTTTAGGCTGGAATAGTTCTGAGTTGGTGCTGTAAGCGATTGCAAAGCTGCGTCTTTGCTCCATCTCCGTCTTGTCTTCTTTAGCCGCTAAAGACTCGGTTGTATGGAAATGATATGGTTGAGGGAACATTGTAAACACTGTACAGTTCATCTTGCCTAAATCAACAGGAAGGATCTTTCATTGTGAGGCGTCGAGGAAGGACTGACTTGAACTAAACAAAAGAGCTCACTATATCCCCCCAGCTGAGGGTGGGCGAGATCGCTTTTCTATGACCATTTATGCCATACACGGCCCGAGTGTGCTATACCTTAACTAATTATAATATCTCGTATTTTCATATCTCAAAGGCAAGTGTAGATATGATGGGTATCTACAGATTACATCTTGCCCATTTTTGTAGTCGTGTGCTATCACATGGCTGACAATTGGACAAGTAGTGGGTGACCCAAGGTTTACGAGCGTTACGTAAATGAAGGGGTAGACGAGACGATCAGTCACGCAGCAGCCTCGTTATATTCGTTCACTCGGGCGCATTGCCATTCATGTCACTCTCCGTCACTCTCCGCCTTCCGCTTCTCTAACACCCAAACATGCCTCCCCGCAGACCACAGACCCTCGagtctctccttccccccattctctcccttctcccaaaCACGTACTCTGCCCATCAGAAAGCACTCACTACCACTGCTCGTCTCCTACATGCCTCTCCACCTCAGTATGGTCTTGCGATAGAAATTCTCTTTGCAGTGGCAAAGGAATTACTGAAGGCGGGTGAAGCAGGAAGCGGGAGCGAGCTAGGTGTGAGAATGATAAATGTCATGGGAGAGGCTGGAATTGAGGTCAACGAGAGTTCCAGAGGTGGGTCCATCCTTTACCATTGTATAATGACGTGATATTCACCATGTCACTTTTCCGGTAGCAAATGTAACTCAGCTGCTGGCGCTGACTCCTGCTGCTGGTCCATggcggaagaagctcgTGGAAGCTGCTGTCAAATGGACTCAGGCTCATGGACAATGTCCATCTGGGGATCCCCATCTGCAGCAGTACATCGGTGAAATGTATTATAAAGGTAGGATCAGTTGAGAATGATTTTACTTCCCCGGCAGCTTATATTCTGGTGTGGTTAGAGAGGCAATACTTTTCGGCTGAACAACATCTTCTGGCGTCTGGCAAAAGAGATGCCTCGATTGTACTTGCGGATATGATGTTTGAGTGGTACGTGCTAACACCTGCTGTCCGCATTATCAGTCTCATCTTCTTATCTCAAAATAGGTGTGGAAAGGGTGCTCTTGACCCAGGACCATTTGCTCTTCGTGgtatccttcctcccctgCTTCACTCTCCCCCTTCAATCGTGCCAGCTTTCACCTTTCTGaccaccttcctcgcccATCTTACCTCCCCTTCGTCCGCCTTTCACGCCTCTCTTGCTTCCAGTATCCCATCCCAAacctctttttcccttcccgAGATCATCGTGACTGCTAGTCAATCCCTCAACTTCGCGCAACTGGCGTTGGTGACGATCCAGCATGCACCGGCGAAGGGTGTGAGTGGTGTACAAGCCAGAGGCACAGATGGCGGTATTGCAAGGGAGTGGAGGGACCTTTGCGCCAGATACTCAAAAGCCAGTCCGGTTGTAGCTCAGCCTGAGGTACAGGAGGTTAGCATCGTGTTTGAATAAGTTAACTGAGACTTGTATTGATGAGCTAACTCAACGCTTTAGGCCCTTTCTCAGATTGCCACGGAAgtcttcctcattccaCAGCCCAGAAGTTCGAGCAATAATGATCTTCTACAAAATCTTATGGGATCGTTATTTGGCggtgggagatgaagggttTGGCCGAAGGGAAAACCGGCGCCCTGTATCGAAAAGGAAACTTGCTTCGTTGAGGCTGAAGAAAAACCGTACGCGATGCATACTACCCACGTTAGGACTACCAACATAAGGCTGCCTGTGCTTTGACACCTAATATAAgcagaaaagaggagaggatggtaATAAATATATGTTACCTCACTGCAACCTACGATCGACGTTTGTTAAGGACAGTTACAGTATCCAGCCTTTCCTCTGTTACAGCATTTCTCATCTAAGATCAACTCATACTACTCAACATCTAGCATTGATCCAGAGCATAAGCAACAGCAGGGAGTAACAATCGTGTACACTGTTCATATCAACGAAACCCTAAAACTGACGCAAACGAACGTCTAGAAATGATAACGATGATGACTTGATGAACAAAAGATGTAGGGTTTTCCACTAATATAAAAAGTATTTTTGAGTAAACAGGAATTTTTCTACCGGATACTACATACAATGCTCTAATTTCCATTACAAAGAATTGTCCAAAGGTTGTCTAGGAAACATGGTACAGAAGGGTCTAACAGTAAACGTCCAAGAAagcaggaaaaggaaaaaaagggcgAAATCAAAAACCCCAATAACAGTCTTGCAGTTTCACAAATGATGCAAGAGGCTCTAAACATGCAGCCCGCATTGGCCATAAAACCCTTCAATTTGCATTTCTTCGCCCACATCCTTTCCTGATATTGCCAACTTGGCTTTGATCAATGGTCCCGCAAGAAGCAAGCTTCCCATCGCCGAAGTGACCTTGCCTACCATTGGATTATCTTCCCATGAACGAGTCGAGTTGTAAGACGGTCGTGTAGGTTCCACCGAAGAAAAGGTCTCTTTGATGTGCTCTACTTCAGCAGGCTCATCTAAGTCGCTGTCTGCAGGCATAGAAGTGacggaaagagaagacgTATTGTTTATCTGATCGCACAAACTAGGGATAGCAGGACGAATGAGGGGGTAGGATGTGAAGATGGACTTCGCAGTAGGCGTAACGGGAAGCTGCTCCTCACCGGATTCTGACTCGCTATCAGAGTCTTGCTCCCCGTATGAAGCGTACGGTGTATCCTCCAACATGGCCGAATGAACCTCCCTTTCCgattctttcctctccatttcttctgCAGTAATGGATTTCCACAACTTTGAGCCTTTCAATGGCGTAGCGTTCAGAGTTTCCTTCACTTCCCGGGGCAGTTGTTTACTGCTCCATCCACGCCTTACGGCTCTATCTGCTAGCCGCCCACGCTCGAGGCCATCGAGCCAACGAcgctttccttcttctctctcgtACCTCAAACCGAGCTTTTTCATTTGACTCAGTCGGGTGACAAGATGCTCGAGACGTGCATAGAGCGGCGCGTAGGATGAACGTAGATGATGCGGGACGGTGTGGACAACAGGAAGGGATGCTATGAATGCTTGTGGAGTACGAAACGATTTTGGATCAAAACCCGGTGTCGGGCAAGAGGGAGTCGAGGAAACCGACGTGGCTGGGGTCAATGGCGAGGAACAAGTTTCGGTATCggcggatgaagaagacgtcTCCTCATCTAGagacgaggacgatgatgatcgACATCGGGTAAATGGAATCATTTTCCGTCTCAGCTCAAACATATCGACGTTGGATCTCGTTAAGATCCCGACAACATCgtctttcaccttctcgAACTCTCCTAACAATCGTTCGCTCTCAGAGTTCACTGACCAGGGCAGATAGGCTGAAGGGAGTTCCTCTTTGAGTATAGGGAGAACGTATCGTCGGTAAGTGTCGACAAGAATTGATCGAGCTTGTCGAC harbors:
- a CDS encoding hypothetical protein (HMMPfam hit to DUF654, Protein of unknown function, DUF654, score: 179.2, E(): 8.2e-51), whose protein sequence is MSKRLSRRKQREAEELEALRTPTPPAKELVGELEESEDEGPRPLLSVPVNAFAALEEEDYNEDDVEEEEQHTPSVIPEKSKKKNKKKKTSKKTKAPDPFAGLDEVDRALAELKLRYGEEASEAGSSKTAEVAGEGRSSMSFRNLLSVDPKNLDADAELRRFFGSKVIASTAQPNKRRPGVLSKLRYTISKPKSQYPPTTSLSGLVMREMLNEEVNELYRRRGREQLDKGEKWFTFEHVGVWREIERQFMGAVQSHDPNQLMALLQVYPWHVDTLLQMSEVYRLQSDIGAASDYAERALYAFDRCLMPTFSVVSGASRLDFDRVENRPLFTALHRIISYLGRRGCWATAFNFAKLLFSLDPEGDHHGAAFWLDFLAIKSGNSSWLLSMIDQGDSQPAAASWFAYPGMAYAKALALRIEEEKSKSQDHTASDLALQEAITDFPQVVVPLADKIGASLPEGVRSEALFSVEAGYSESPSNAIQLLSHIYVSRSEALWKDANRLQWFEDQVVHALPELYSESSKLARDDILALIQAPRDPMDDSINVPSFICRHVLCSENTSWLAFLPPVITSRPFHSFDPLPPTTAISVYDSSYFSGVRPSRRGGVAANDRPDGAWLMMNTFVERIFDAVQQDLENWRERVQVIWEQLQRENDMGRLPQAERDNMYEGLIRLAENVANGLHAQQAVNPGGMPGAFPEAEGNH
- a CDS encoding 40S ribosomal protein S11 (Match to ESTs gb|CF191738.1|CF191738, gb|CF187869.1|CF187869, gb|CF192841.1|CF192841; HMMPfam hit to Ribosomal_S17, Ribosomal protein S17, score: 141.5, E(): 1.8e-39); the encoded protein is MAEQTEKAFQKQHLFQNAKSKGGKKIATKTKRWYKDVGLGFKTPNEAINGTYIDKKCPFTGDVSIRGRILNGIVHSTKMTNTIIIRREYLHYIPKYRRYEKRHKNLAAHCSPAFRVEIGDQVTVGQCRPLSKTVRFNVVRVSKNKAAKGFAKF